A genomic stretch from Setaria italica strain Yugu1 chromosome VII, Setaria_italica_v2.0, whole genome shotgun sequence includes:
- the LOC101776287 gene encoding serine/threonine-protein kinase OXI1: MTAVAAAAPPPRQLSLEDLKAVSVLGRGAKGVVFHVVPAPGEPEGEAAMALKAVSREAARHKKAASGDGDGHRRIWFERDVLLALRHPLLPSLRGVLATDAVVGFAIDRCGGGDLNSLRRRQTEKMFSDSVIRFYAAELVLALEYLHSLGIVYRDLKPENVLIQDSGHIMLVDFDLSTRLPAPPQEPDAPAASPKPAPPVAAPSPSRGKPKKPAGAALCFPFRTGGSSKHAVPAADSPSPPSTSRTASSSSSSSTATTASSAASAGARTPAKSNSFVGTEDYVAPEIIAGRGHDFVVDWWGLGVVLYEMLYGHTPFRGQNRKETFYRVLTKQPELVGEQTPLRDLIARLLEKDPEKRIGARGVKAHPFFRGVDWDRILHVARPPFIPTLPQDEDGDEALDVEKVVREVFASNDPEAAKAGEGEKASPEADGGSGGGDGVGRRDPSKDGDFSVFF; encoded by the exons ATgaccgccgtcgcggcggcggcgccgccgccgcggcagctgAGCCTGGAGGACCTCAAGGCGGTGTCCGTGCTGGGGCGCGGCGCCAAGGGCGTCGTGTTCCACGTCGTGCCCGCCCCGGGGGAGCcggagggcgaggcggccatggcGCTCAAGGCGGTCTCGCGGGAGGCCGCGCGGCACAAGAAGGCGGCGagcggggacggggacggccACCGCCGGATCTGGTTCGAGCGGGACGTGCTCCTCGCGCTGCGCCACCCGCTGCTCCCCTCGCTCCGAGGCGTCCTCGCCACCGACGCCGTCGTCGGCTTCGCCATcgaccgctgcggcggcggcgacctcaaCTCACTCCGCCGGCGCCAGACCGAGAAGATGTTCTCCGACTCCGTCATCCG GTTCTACGCGGCGGAGCTGGTGTTGGCGCTCGAATACCTGCACAGCCTCGGTATCGTGTACCGGGACCTCAAGCCGGAGAACGTCCTCATCCAGGACAGCGGCCACATCATGCTCGTCGACTTCGACCTCTCCACGCggctcccggcgccgccgcaggagcCGGACGCCCCGGCCGCGAGTCCCAAACCGGCGCCTCCGgtcgccgcgccgtcgccgagccgCGGGAAGCCGAAGAAACCCGCGGGCGCGGCCCTGTGCTTCCCGTTCCGCACTGGCGGCTCCTCGAAGCATGCCGTCCCGGCCGCggactcgccgtcgccgccgtccacctcgcggacggcctcctcgtcgtcctcgtcatcGACGGCGACCACGGCTTcctccgctgcctccgccggcgcgcggACACCCGCGAAGTCGAACTCGTTCGTGGGGACGGAGGACTACGTGGCGCCGGAGATCATCGCCGGGCGCGGCCACGACTTCGTCGTGGACTGGTGGGGCCTAGGCGTGGTGCTCTACGAGATGCTCTACGGGCATACGCCGTTCCGGGGGCAGAACCGCAAGGAGACCTTCTACCGCGTCCTCACCAAGCAGCCGGAGCTCGTCGGCGAGCAGACGCCGCTGCGGGACCTCATCGCCCGCCTCCTCGAGAAGGACCCCGAGAAGCGCatcggcgcgcgcggcgtcaaGGCCCACCCCTTCTTCCGGGGCGTCGACTGGGACCGCATCCTCCACGTGGCGCGCCCGCCGTTCATCCCGACCCTGCCGCAggacgaggacggcgacgaggcgctCGACGTCGAGAAGGTCGTGCGCGAGGTGTTCGCGTCCAATGACCCCGAGGCCGCAAAGGCGGGCGAGGGCGAGAAGGCCTCGCCGGAGGCGgacgggggcagcggcggcggcgatggcgtggGGAGGAGAGATCCATCAAAAGATGGTGATTTCTCCGTGTTTTTCTGA